A genomic segment from Vagococcus zengguangii encodes:
- a CDS encoding PTS lactose/cellobiose transporter subunit IIA has protein sequence MDQEYLEAVMGLIVNSGNAKSDAMEAIYAAKEGKFEEADEKIKAAEAALVEAHHSQTGLLTKEAQGEKLEITLLTVHSQDHLMTSITFTDLAKELVDVYRKLYNG, from the coding sequence ATGGATCAAGAATATTTAGAAGCGGTGATGGGCTTGATTGTCAACTCGGGCAATGCTAAGAGTGATGCAATGGAAGCTATCTATGCAGCAAAAGAGGGTAAGTTTGAAGAAGCTGATGAAAAAATTAAAGCGGCAGAAGCAGCCTTAGTTGAGGCGCATCATTCTCAAACAGGTTTATTAACAAAAGAAGCACAAGGGGAGAAATTGGAGATTACGTTATTAACGGTTCATAGCCAAGATCATTTAATGACGTCTATAACATTTACAGATTTGGCAAAAGAACTGGTTGATGTGTATCGTAAACTATACAACGGTTAG
- a CDS encoding PTS sugar transporter subunit IIB — MSKKTIMLVCSAGMSTSMLVTKMQQAADDQGIDAEIFAVGASDADNNLATKDVDVLLLGPQVRFMKGQFEAKLADKGIPLDVIDMKDYGTMNGKNVLNQALGLIEG; from the coding sequence ATGTCAAAGAAAACGATTATGCTAGTGTGTTCAGCAGGGATGAGCACGTCCATGCTAGTAACAAAGATGCAACAAGCAGCAGATGATCAAGGTATTGATGCTGAAATTTTTGCTGTAGGGGCCTCAGATGCGGATAATAATTTAGCGACAAAAGATGTGGATGTTTTATTGTTAGGACCTCAAGTTCGCTTTATGAAAGGTCAATTTGAAGCCAAATTAGCCGACAAAGGTATTCCGCTAGATGTTATCGACATGAAAGATTACGGTACAATGAATGGTAAAAATGTTTTGAACCAAGCGTTAGGGCTAATTGAAGGGTAG
- a CDS encoding sigma 54-interacting transcriptional regulator → MRSRKEQIYQFLSLHVSGLTANEIASQMELERSNVSRYLTELYKEKRVFKSSGRPVVYSVNIAKQEPEKYTVSFDDLVGSSDSLKISIQQAKAAILYPPRGLHTIIFGETGTGKSLFAECMYQFAISSQTLSEEAPFISFNCADYAQNPQLLFSHIFGVKKGAYTGADSDRPGLLSQADGGILFLDEIHRLPPEGQEMLFTFIDKGEFRPLGESTEVHHASVQIIGATTESSEVFLTTFNRRIPMSITLPALRERSLDERYEIVTLFIKQEADRLNQKIVIERDVLLGFMLYDAEGNIGQVKRDLKLVCAKAFLHYRTHGEAYLTIKQNDLPLNVQKGLLRVKDLPDHFERAIDKNKQHLTFEPGAKEVVWQQDPARDMGVYQTIEDRVSDLKHQEIEEIDLEKLIEADVNQFFEAYMDELASSTIHRDLIPDNIWNLTNRLYDIAEEKLDRVYNEKARFAFALHLQGTLERIREKRLIVHPSLNDVRINYREEFQVALDLSAMIEHELALQIPFDEIGFITMFLSVDLTEAAKTQTNDVQVILLMHGQSTASSMLEAVQELLGTKTGVAFNMPLTMEVQTMYEQVKDYVLNHKEEMRSGMLLLTDMGSLNTFGNMIYEETGVKTRAISMVSTMIVLEAVRMVSTGRSLEDIYQNIQVSFQSIVRNQFKPAKELPKAIVVTCFTGEGVAAKLSERIKPILNEEIEVFQLQYLEKESFRSRIDELLENYDIKGIVGTVDVEYQNIPFFSAFDIFNNHGLTDLKRIAADEVEIDQMIYSLKGSLTHVDSVSDLLHLLQSIVEHIQRDLKIILEPGIESAIMIHIAFLIDGLKSEERLRVFKDLEHYKTQHRIEFNGVKTKMMQLEKRYEIAISEDEIAYITEMFLDNAL, encoded by the coding sequence ATGAGAAGCCGAAAAGAACAAATTTATCAATTTTTAAGTCTGCATGTTAGTGGGTTAACTGCGAATGAAATTGCGAGCCAAATGGAATTGGAACGTAGCAATGTGAGCCGCTACTTAACGGAACTATATAAAGAAAAACGCGTGTTTAAAAGCTCTGGTCGTCCCGTTGTTTACAGCGTGAATATTGCCAAACAAGAGCCTGAAAAATACACGGTTTCGTTTGATGATTTAGTAGGGTCGAGTGATTCGTTAAAAATCAGCATCCAGCAAGCTAAAGCGGCGATTCTATATCCTCCAAGAGGATTACACACGATTATTTTTGGAGAAACAGGGACAGGGAAATCATTATTTGCCGAATGTATGTATCAATTTGCGATTAGTTCTCAAACGTTATCTGAGGAAGCACCGTTTATTTCATTTAACTGTGCGGACTACGCTCAAAATCCCCAATTGCTTTTCTCACATATTTTTGGGGTGAAAAAAGGAGCCTATACGGGGGCAGATAGTGACCGTCCTGGTTTGCTATCTCAAGCAGATGGTGGGATTTTGTTCCTAGATGAGATTCATCGTCTACCACCAGAAGGACAAGAGATGTTGTTTACCTTTATTGACAAAGGTGAGTTTCGTCCGTTGGGGGAAAGTACTGAAGTGCATCACGCCTCTGTTCAAATTATAGGGGCAACCACTGAAAGTTCTGAAGTCTTTTTAACAACCTTTAATCGTCGTATTCCGATGTCGATTACGTTACCAGCACTTCGTGAACGTTCGTTAGATGAGCGTTATGAAATCGTAACATTGTTTATCAAACAAGAAGCAGATCGTTTGAATCAAAAAATTGTGATTGAACGTGATGTGTTGCTAGGATTCATGTTGTATGATGCTGAAGGAAATATTGGACAAGTCAAGCGTGATTTGAAGTTGGTTTGTGCTAAAGCGTTTCTACATTATCGTACACATGGTGAAGCCTATTTGACTATTAAACAAAATGATTTACCGCTAAACGTTCAAAAAGGTTTGTTACGTGTCAAAGATTTACCAGATCACTTTGAGCGTGCCATTGATAAGAATAAACAACATCTAACCTTCGAGCCAGGTGCTAAAGAAGTCGTTTGGCAACAAGATCCTGCTCGTGATATGGGAGTTTATCAAACCATTGAAGACCGTGTGAGTGATTTAAAACATCAAGAAATTGAAGAAATCGATTTAGAAAAATTAATTGAAGCGGATGTTAATCAATTTTTTGAAGCTTATATGGATGAATTAGCCAGTTCGACGATTCATCGTGATTTAATTCCTGACAATATTTGGAACTTAACGAATCGATTATATGATATTGCTGAAGAAAAGTTAGACCGAGTTTACAATGAAAAAGCGCGTTTTGCGTTTGCCCTTCATTTGCAAGGCACACTTGAACGTATTCGTGAGAAGCGTCTCATTGTTCATCCTAGTCTAAATGATGTTCGTATTAACTATCGTGAAGAGTTTCAAGTAGCGCTTGATTTATCTGCAATGATTGAGCATGAACTTGCGTTACAAATTCCATTTGATGAAATTGGCTTTATTACCATGTTTTTATCGGTTGATTTAACCGAAGCAGCTAAGACTCAAACGAATGATGTACAAGTCATTTTACTGATGCACGGCCAATCGACTGCTTCAAGTATGTTGGAAGCAGTGCAAGAATTGCTAGGAACAAAAACGGGTGTTGCCTTCAATATGCCATTGACGATGGAAGTTCAAACGATGTATGAACAAGTGAAAGATTATGTCTTGAATCATAAAGAAGAGATGCGTAGTGGCATGTTGTTATTAACGGATATGGGTTCTTTGAATACCTTTGGCAATATGATTTATGAAGAAACAGGTGTTAAAACACGTGCGATTTCGATGGTAAGTACGATGATTGTTTTAGAAGCCGTCCGAATGGTAAGTACGGGTCGAAGTCTAGAAGATATTTATCAAAATATTCAAGTGTCATTCCAATCGATTGTGCGTAATCAATTCAAGCCAGCTAAAGAACTTCCTAAAGCGATTGTCGTGACTTGTTTTACGGGTGAAGGGGTTGCTGCGAAATTATCAGAACGTATCAAACCTATTTTGAACGAAGAGATTGAAGTGTTCCAATTACAGTATTTGGAAAAAGAATCGTTTCGCTCTCGAATAGATGAACTGTTAGAAAACTATGATATTAAAGGAATTGTCGGAACAGTAGACGTGGAGTATCAGAATATTCCATTCTTCTCAGCTTTTGACATATTTAATAATCATGGGCTAACAGATTTGAAGCGTATAGCAGCTGATGAAGTTGAAATCGACCAAATGATTTATTCGTTAAAAGGTAGCTTAACGCACGTTGATTCCGTATCTGATTTACTCCATCTATTGCAAAGTATCGTTGAACACATTCAACGTGATTTAAAGATTATTTTAGAACCCGGTATTGAATCAGCGATTATGATTCATATTGCTTTCTTAATTGATGGCTTGAAGTCAGAAGAACGTCTAAGAGTGTTTAAAGATTTAGAACATTATAAGACGCAACACCGCATTGAGTTCAATGGTGTTAAAACTAAGATGATGCAATTAGAAAAACGTTATGAAATAGCAATTTCTGAAGATGAAATAGCCTATATCACGGAAATGTTTCTTGATAATGCATTGTAA